A window of Pelomonas sp. SE-A7 genomic DNA:
ATTGCTCACCACCCAGTCGTAGATGGCGCGGGCCTTGTCGAGGTCCGACTTTGCGTGGCGCGTGATCTCCAGCGCGGTCTTGCGGACTATGCCGTCCAGCGGCAGCAACTCGGTGGCCGCCAGCGCCGCGCGCAGCACCTCGGGGTCCTCGCTGACGCTGCGGCGCTGGCCCCAGTCGACGAAGCGGTTGCGGGTCTGCAGCCGCGTCGTGACGCTGAGCGTGGGGTCTTTGACCAGCTCGGAGAACTCGGCGTAGAGCATGCGCGTGTCGCGGGCCGGGTCGGCCACGACCCGGGCCACGCCGGCATTGCCGGTCCAGCTGTGTCCCAGCGTGCGCTGGAAGTCGGTCTCCAGGTCGGGCAGCGGCAGCCAGAGCTTGCTCGTGCCCTGCGGGTCGGCCACGCTGACGGTCAGGGTCAGCTCGAAGGCCCGCCAACCCGGACTGGGCTGCGGGGCGAAGCGGCGCTCCTGGGCCCAGCTCATCTGCCACGGGGCCAGCAGCGCCGCGGCGCTGGCGCCCGCGATCAGGGTTCTGCGTTGCATAGACATGCTCACACTCCTTGTTCCACTCAAGCCTTGAGATAGCGCGCCAGCCAATGGCGCATTTCGGAACCGTTCCAGTCGCATTCGCCCACCATGCTGGCGCGGGCCCGGCCCTGGCGATCCACCAGCAGCGTGGTCGGAAACACCCGCACGCCGAAGGCCCGCGAAGCCAGGCCATCCACGTCGCGCAGCACCGGCAGGCCCACCGAGGTCTGGTCGAGGAAGCGTTTCAGCGCTGCATCGGTCTCGCGGTAGTTCACCGCCACCACCAGCAGGCCCTGCGGTCCCAGGGCCGTGTCCAGCAATTCCAGCGAGGGCAGCTCGGCCCGGCAGGGCTCGCACCAGCTGGCCCAGAAGTTCAGCAACACGGCCTTGCCGCGCTGCGCGGCCAGCGACCAGGGCTGGCCCTCGGGATGGGTCTTGAGCTGCAGCGGCGGCGTGGCCTGGCCCTTGGGCCAAGGGCGCTCGACGGCCTGGGCTTGAGCCCCTGCCGCACCGAGCAATCCCGGGCTCGCCAAAAGCAAATCGCGGCGCCTCATGCCAGAGCCTCCTGCAGCGCAGACAACTGGCCGATGAAGGCCGCCTGATGATCGGCACGGTCCAGGCAGCGCAGGTCCAGCCACAGCTGGTCTTCGGCAATGCGGGCGATGACCGGCAGCGGCAAGGCACGCAGCGCTTCGGCCAAGCGCTCCAGCGCCGTGCCTATGCCCTTGCTCGCCACCGGCGCGATCACCAGGCCGGCCGAAGGCAGGCGTGCCACCGGCAGCGAGCCCGAGCCGATCTGGCCCAGCATCTCGCGGACCAGCACCGTGTAGCGCGGCGCCAGGGCCGCGGCCAGCAGCGGCTGCAGCTGCTCGGCCTGGTTGCGTATGGCTTCCAGCGGCCGGGTCAGCAGGCGCAGCGTGGGCAGGTCTTCGGTAAGCCTTTCGGGCCGCAGATAGAGCCGCAGCGTGGCCTCCAGCGCGGCCAGCGGCAGCTTGCTCATGCGCAGCGCCCGCTTCATGGGGAACTTGCGGATGCGCTCTATGAACTCGCGCTTGCCGACGATCAGGCCGGCCTGCGGCCCGCCCAGCAACTTGTCGCCGCTGAACGTGACCACATCGCAGCCGGCGGCCAGCATGTCCTGCGGCAGCGGCTCGCGCGGCAGGCCCCATTGCGAGAGATCGACCAGGGCGCCGCTGCCCAGGTCGGTCACCAGCGGCAGGTCATGGGCGTGCGCGATCTTGGCCAGCTCGGCCTCCTCCACCGCGGCCGTGAAGCCCTGGACCTGGTAGTTGCTGGTGTGGACCTTCATCAGCATCGCCGTTTCGGGGCTGATGGCACCGGCGTAGTCGCGCGCATGGGTGCGGTTGGTCGTGCCGACCTCGACCAGGCGCGCGCCCGCGCTGGCCATCACGTCGGGCATGCGGAAGGCGCCACCTATCTCCACCAGCTCGCCGCGCGAGAGGATGACCTCCCGGCCCCGCGCCAAGGCCGCAATCGCCAGCAGCACGGCGGCGGCATTGTTGTTGACCACGGTGGCGGCCTCGGCACCGGTCAGTTCGCACAACAGGCCTTCGACCAGCGAGTCGCGGTCGCCACGGCCACCCGAGGCCAGGTCGAATTCGAGGTTGTTCGGCCCGGCCATCAGGCGCGGCAGGTCTTGCAAGGCCGCATCGGCCAGCAGCGAGCGGCCTAGGTTGGTGTGGATGACCGTGCCCGTCAGGTTGAGCACGGCCTGCATGCGCGGCTTCAGGCGCGCAGCGACCCGCTCGGCCAGCAGCGCCTGCAGGCGCTCGGGTTTGACGGCCTCCTGCGACAGCTCGCCGGCAACGGCGCGCACCCGCAGCCGGTCAAGCAGGGCACGTGCCTCGGCGGCCACCAGGCTGTGGCCATGCTCGGCGAGCAGCGGCTCGCTGAGGCGCAGAAGCTTGTCGGTCGAGGGCAGATCCTTGGGGGCCGCCTTCGAGCCGTGAACCACGGACTCTCGGGACTGGGACATCAGGATCTCCCTGAGGGTGGGCTGTCAGGAGGTGGTTCGGGCTCGCCGAACAGCAGCATCAGATTGAGGCCATGGCGGCGCAGCCCGGTCTCGGACAGCAGCAGGTCCAGCGTCAGGCTGGCCAGGTCGTCGGCCGCCGGCTCGACGAAGGGGTCGCGCTCGGTGTGGACGATCTTCAGGTAATGGCCGCAGTCGCCACAGGTCTCGGCCTGCACGGCCGAAGGCGAGGCCGGGCCGACCGTGCCTTCAATGGCCTCCAGCGATTCATAGGCCAGCTTCAGGCCCGAAAGGCAATGCGGGCACTGGATGCGGACCATGTGCCACTCGGCCGCGCACAGCGAGCAGTGCAGGTAGCGCTGGCCGGCCACGTCACCGATCTGGCGGGTGATGCTGGCCGTGGGCCGGCTGCCGCAGCAGGGGCAGAGCGTCTCGTCCTCGATGCGCGCAAAGGCCAGCTGGCCGGGTTGGTCAAAGCGCGAGGCGGTGGCTGTCACCAGCCGAGTCCAGTAGACCTGCAGGGCCGCGGCCACCAGCGGCGCGGCCGCCAGGTCAAGGCCCAGCATCACGCCGTTCAGCAGGCAGTCGGCCTGGGTCTCCAGCCAATCCGCATCGGCCTCGCGCAGGGCCTGCAGTGTGGCTTGTGTGGCGGCGGGCGCGCGCGGCGCGAGCTCGTCAACGATGTCCCGCAGCGCGGCCTGCCAGGCCGGGTCCCGCGGCCAATCGGCAGCCGGCAGCGGCGGCCGGCCGACGGCGCGGGCGGCGGCGATTTCGGAGGGCGTGGGCAGAGGCAGCTCGCCCAGCCTTTGCAGCACGGCATGCTGGGCCTGCGACAGGTCGGCGATGAAGATCAGGTAGTCCCGCATCGCATGGCCCGCTGCAAGCTGGCGCAGGCGCAGCGAACGCTCGGCGAACAGCGTGGCCACCTCGGGCAGGCGCAACTCCTGGACAGGCGCGCCACCGGCGCCCGCGGCGATCTCCTCGGGCGACATCAGCTTGATGGTCGCCTGCGTTCCCAGCGTCATCGCACTCCTTGCTGAACTTGCAACTGAAGCTACTTGCCGCCCTTGCCGGTCATCTCGGCATGCCAGAGCGGATGGTTCTTCTTGGCCCAGGCCTCGGTGACCGTGCCCCGGGTCATCGCCCGCAGCGTACCCCTGACCCAGATCGCCGCATAGACGTGGACGATGAGGGACAGGATCAGCACCGTGGCCGCCACAGCATGCAGCAGGGCCGCCGCGCGCACCAGGTCGATCGGCAGCAGGTGGGCGAACCATGGACGCCAGAACATGAAGCCGGTGACGATCAGCACCAGCAGGCTCCAGACCATGGCCCAGAACACCAGCTTCTGGCCGGCGTTGTAGCGGCCCACCGGCGGCATGCCTTCCTTGTTGCCGCGCAGCATCTCGCCCATCTTGGCGCGCCATTCGCGGTCGGCCTCGGTCATGCGGTTGTGTGCGCGCAGCTTGCGGAACATGGGCACGAAGCACAGCACCATGGCCAGCCCGATGAAGGGATGCAGGATGCGCGTCCAGGCGCCGCCGCCGAACAGGTTGGACAAGAAGAACAGGCCCGGGTGGAAGAAGGCCAGGCCCGACAGCCCGGCCAGCACGAACAGCAGGGCCACCAGCCAGTGGTTCATGCGGTCGCCGTCTTCGTAGCGCTTGAGGTACTTGCTCATGACGGCTCCTTCTCATCGGCTTCCGACTCGACCGGACCCACCTTCATGTAGTGGAAGAAGCCCGCCACCGCCGCGCCGACCATGGCGGCCACGGCCAACGGCTTGGCCACGCCCTTCCACAGCGACACCATGGGACTGATGCTGGGGTTGGCCGGCAGGCCTTCGAGGCCCGGCTGGTCGGCATGCTTGAGCACATACATCACATGCGTGCCGCCGACGCCGGCCGGGTTGTAGAGCCCGGCGTTCTGGAAGCCGCGCTCCTTCAGCTCGCCGGCGCGCTTGTCGCCGTAGGCCACCATGTCTTCCTTGGTGCCGAAGCTGATCGCCCCGGTGGGACAGGTCTTGACGCAGGCCGGTTCCAGGCCCACACCGACCCGGTCGGAGCACAGCGTGCACTTGTAGGCCTTGTTGTCCTTCTTGCTGATGCGCGGCACGTCGAAGGGGCAGCCCGAGACGCAGTAGCCGCAGCCTATGCAGTTCTCGGAGATGAAGTCGACGATGCCGTTGGCGTACTTGACGATGGCGCCCGGCGACGGGCAGGCCTTGAGGCAGCCCGGGTCCTCGCAGTGCATGCAGCCGTCCTTGCGGATCAGCCATTCGAGGCTGCCCTCCTTGGGCTCGACCTCGAAGAAGCGCATCACCGTCCAGGAACTCGGCGTGAGGTCCGAGGGGTTGTCGTAGACGCCGATGTTGTCGCCGACCTCGTCGCGCAGGTCGTTCCAGTTCATGCAAGCGACCTGGCAGGCCTTGCAGCCTATGCATTTGCTCTCGTCGATCAGCTTGGCCACCTGGGGCGTGGAGCGCACCGAGGGGCTGGGCGTCGTCGTGGCGGAGCGGGCCACGACGTCTTGGCTTTGAAGACTGCTCATGACCTACACCTTTTCGATGTTGACGAGGAAGGCCTTGAACTCCGGCGTCTGCGAGTTCGCGTCGCCCACGTAGGGGGTCAGCGCATTCGCCAGGTAGCCGTTGTTC
This region includes:
- a CDS encoding formate dehydrogenase subunit gamma; the protein is MSKYLKRYEDGDRMNHWLVALLFVLAGLSGLAFFHPGLFFLSNLFGGGAWTRILHPFIGLAMVLCFVPMFRKLRAHNRMTEADREWRAKMGEMLRGNKEGMPPVGRYNAGQKLVFWAMVWSLLVLIVTGFMFWRPWFAHLLPIDLVRAAALLHAVAATVLILSLIVHVYAAIWVRGTLRAMTRGTVTEAWAKKNHPLWHAEMTGKGGK
- the selA gene encoding L-seryl-tRNA(Sec) selenium transferase; amino-acid sequence: MSQSRESVVHGSKAAPKDLPSTDKLLRLSEPLLAEHGHSLVAAEARALLDRLRVRAVAGELSQEAVKPERLQALLAERVAARLKPRMQAVLNLTGTVIHTNLGRSLLADAALQDLPRLMAGPNNLEFDLASGGRGDRDSLVEGLLCELTGAEAATVVNNNAAAVLLAIAALARGREVILSRGELVEIGGAFRMPDVMASAGARLVEVGTTNRTHARDYAGAISPETAMLMKVHTSNYQVQGFTAAVEEAELAKIAHAHDLPLVTDLGSGALVDLSQWGLPREPLPQDMLAAGCDVVTFSGDKLLGGPQAGLIVGKREFIERIRKFPMKRALRMSKLPLAALEATLRLYLRPERLTEDLPTLRLLTRPLEAIRNQAEQLQPLLAAALAPRYTVLVREMLGQIGSGSLPVARLPSAGLVIAPVASKGIGTALERLAEALRALPLPVIARIAEDQLWLDLRCLDRADHQAAFIGQLSALQEALA
- a CDS encoding TlpA disulfide reductase family protein; protein product: MRRRDLLLASPGLLGAAGAQAQAVERPWPKGQATPPLQLKTHPEGQPWSLAAQRGKAVLLNFWASWCEPCRAELPSLELLDTALGPQGLLVVAVNYRETDAALKRFLDQTSVGLPVLRDVDGLASRAFGVRVFPTTLLVDRQGRARASMVGECDWNGSEMRHWLARYLKA
- the fdhE gene encoding formate dehydrogenase accessory protein FdhE; the protein is MTLGTQATIKLMSPEEIAAGAGGAPVQELRLPEVATLFAERSLRLRQLAAGHAMRDYLIFIADLSQAQHAVLQRLGELPLPTPSEIAAARAVGRPPLPAADWPRDPAWQAALRDIVDELAPRAPAATQATLQALREADADWLETQADCLLNGVMLGLDLAAAPLVAAALQVYWTRLVTATASRFDQPGQLAFARIEDETLCPCCGSRPTASITRQIGDVAGQRYLHCSLCAAEWHMVRIQCPHCLSGLKLAYESLEAIEGTVGPASPSAVQAETCGDCGHYLKIVHTERDPFVEPAADDLASLTLDLLLSETGLRRHGLNLMLLFGEPEPPPDSPPSGRS
- the fdxH gene encoding formate dehydrogenase subunit beta, whose protein sequence is MSSLQSQDVVARSATTTPSPSVRSTPQVAKLIDESKCIGCKACQVACMNWNDLRDEVGDNIGVYDNPSDLTPSSWTVMRFFEVEPKEGSLEWLIRKDGCMHCEDPGCLKACPSPGAIVKYANGIVDFISENCIGCGYCVSGCPFDVPRISKKDNKAYKCTLCSDRVGVGLEPACVKTCPTGAISFGTKEDMVAYGDKRAGELKERGFQNAGLYNPAGVGGTHVMYVLKHADQPGLEGLPANPSISPMVSLWKGVAKPLAVAAMVGAAVAGFFHYMKVGPVESEADEKEPS